A region from the Bacteroidota bacterium genome encodes:
- a CDS encoding Rnf-Nqr domain containing protein: MDYLLIFISTVLINNFVLTKFLGLCPFMSVSTSVETALGMGMATTFVLTLSAVVSYLLNTWLLIPLNLEFL, translated from the coding sequence ATGGACTATCTGTTGATCTTCATTAGCACAGTATTAATTAACAATTTTGTGCTGACTAAATTCTTGGGGTTGTGCCCGTTTATGAGTGTTTCTACCAGCGTAGAAACTGCCCTGGGTATGGGGATGGCCACGACTTTTGTGTTGACTCTGTCAGCTGTTGTCAGCTATCTGCTAAATACCTGGCTCTTGATTCCATTAAATCTCGAATTTCTGC